The Scophthalmus maximus strain ysfricsl-2021 chromosome 7, ASM2237912v1, whole genome shotgun sequence genome includes a window with the following:
- the adpgk gene encoding ADP-dependent glucokinase isoform X2, producing the protein MTCIDSRISGFRLPAPAAPAPPRAGCGATEVSRWETGLSFPPRSKPRKPALFDRSECGSIMWRKASAAALLALAVGYFYNGGPDLPEQILQYINLPVFRSSSHNLSGEQVISAAWEALITLPTRRWSKVAVGVNACVDVVVTGVGLLQALAVDPGAGLDHEVLHSKEDLKEAFIHYMGHGAAAERFFSDKEVFQRIARAAAEYPGAKLYVGGNAALISQKLASFSDLMVLLCGPVGPKLHEMLDEQIVVPPDSLQETDEYHLILEYKAGEKWGSTLAPQANRFIFSHDVSNGEMSSLETFVASLEEFQPDLVVLSGLHMMEGQGRTLWEERLKEAVSAISEIRKDIPIHLELASMTDRDYMNSIMQEVMPIVSSIGLNEQELLFLSQAGEGPHADAAWKGIPDVGRVSDILLWILEQHGRTDPSSEADLTRIHFHTLVYHILATVDGYWGNQAAAVMAGARVASCQACGLQSVDVSKVELKAPLEFHSSHFEPREKLSLNPAEPVAVWRRGNVTFHLTPVLVCKQPLRTVGLGDAISAEGLVYSELKTQQPF; encoded by the exons ATGACTTGCATTGACTCCCGGATCTCCGGCTTTCGTCTGCCCGCGCCGGCTGCACCCGCACCCCCGCGAGCTGGATGCGGCGCGACTGAAGTGTCTCGGTGGGAAACAGGGCTCTCATTTCCCCCACGGTCGAAACCCCGGAAGCCCGCGCTCTTCGATCG GAGTGAGTGTGGGAGCATCATGTGGAGGAAGGCTTCCGCAGCGGCCCTGCTGGCGCTGGCCGTTGGCTACTTCTACAACGGCGGCCCGGACCTGCCCGAGCAGATTTTGCAGTACATCAACCTGCCGGTCTTTCGGTCATCGTCTCACAATTTGAGCGGGGAGCAGGTGATCTCTGCTGCCTGGGAAGCTCTGATAACGTTACCGACCCGGCGGTGGAGCAAAGTGGCCGTAGG TGTGAATGCCTGCGTCGACGTGGTCGTCACCGGAGTGGGTCTGCTGCAGGCTCTGGCTGTGGATCCCGGCGCCGGCCTGGACCACGAAGTTCTGCACTCCAAAGAGGACTTGAAGGAAGCATTCATCCATTACATGGGCCACGGGGCAGCCGCCGAGCGCTTCTTCAGCGACAAAGAGGTCTTTCAGAGGATCGCACGTGCCGCAGCAGAATACCCCGGTGCGAAG CTGTATGTGGGAGGGAACGCTGCCCTCATTAGTCAGAAGCTCGCCTCCTTCTCCGATCTGATG GTTTTGTTATGTGGGCCAGTTGGTCCTAAACTTCACGAGATGCTGGACGAGCAGATAGTCGTTCCCCCAGATTCTCTGCAGGAGACGGACGAATATCACCTCATCCTGGAATATAAAGCAG GTGAAAAGTGGGGCTCAACTCTGGCACCTCAAGCCAACCGCTTCATCTTCTCCCACGACGTGTCCAACGGCGAGATGAGCTCACTGGAGACGTTCGTGGCGAGTCTGGAGGAGTTTCAGCCCGACCTGGTGGTCCTGTCGGGGCTCCACATGATGGAGGGTCAGGGCAGAACGCTGTGGGAGGAGCGGCTGAAAGAG GCAGTGTCAGCCATATCTGAAATCCGCAAAGACATCCCCATCCACCTGGAGCTGGCGAGCATGACCGACAGAGACTACATGAACAGCATCATGCAGGAG GTTATGCCCATTGTCAGCTCCATCGGGCTGAATGAGCAggagctgctcttcctctctcaggcCGGTGAGGGACCTCACGCAGATGCGGCCTGGAAAGGCATCCCGGACGTGGGCCGCGTCAGCGACATCCTCCTCTGGATCCTGGAGCAGCACGGCCGCACGGACCCGTCGTCGGAGGCGGATCTCACGCGCATTCACTTCCACACGCTGGTCTACCACATCCTGGCAACAGTGGACGGATACTGGGGGAACCAGGCGGCGGCGGTGATGGCCGGAGCGCGAGTGGCCAGCTGTCAGGCCTGCGGTCTCCAGTCCGTTGACGTTAGCAAAGTGGAGCTCAAAGCCCCACTGGAGTTTCACAGCTCGCACTTTGAGCCGCGGGAGAAGTTGTCCCTGAACCCAGCAGAGCCTGTTGCAGTGTGGCGCCGCGGCAACGTCACCTTCCACCTCACACCCGTACTGGTCTGCAAACAGCCGCTTCGGACAGTCGGCCTTGGGGACGCCATCTCGGCGGAGGGACTCGTTTATTCCGAGTTAAAGACCCAGCAGCCCTTCTGA
- the adpgk gene encoding ADP-dependent glucokinase isoform X1 has product MTCIDSRISGFRLPAPAAPAPPRAGCGATEVSRWETGLSFPPRSKPRKPALFDRSECGSIMWRKASAAALLALAVGYFYNGGPDLPEQILQYINLPVFRSSSHNLSGEQVISAAWEALITLPTRRWSKVAVGVNACVDVVVTGVGLLQALAVDPGAGLDHEVLHSKEDLKEAFIHYMGHGAAAERFFSDKEVFQRIARAAAEYPGAKLYVGGNAALISQKLASFSDLMVLLCGPVGPKLHEMLDEQIVVPPDSLQETDEYHLILEYKAGEKWGSTLAPQANRFIFSHDVSNGEMSSLETFVASLEEFQPDLVVLSGLHMMEGQGRTLWEERLKEAVSAISEIRKDIPIHLELASMTDRDYMNSIMQEQVMPIVSSIGLNEQELLFLSQAGEGPHADAAWKGIPDVGRVSDILLWILEQHGRTDPSSEADLTRIHFHTLVYHILATVDGYWGNQAAAVMAGARVASCQACGLQSVDVSKVELKAPLEFHSSHFEPREKLSLNPAEPVAVWRRGNVTFHLTPVLVCKQPLRTVGLGDAISAEGLVYSELKTQQPF; this is encoded by the exons ATGACTTGCATTGACTCCCGGATCTCCGGCTTTCGTCTGCCCGCGCCGGCTGCACCCGCACCCCCGCGAGCTGGATGCGGCGCGACTGAAGTGTCTCGGTGGGAAACAGGGCTCTCATTTCCCCCACGGTCGAAACCCCGGAAGCCCGCGCTCTTCGATCG GAGTGAGTGTGGGAGCATCATGTGGAGGAAGGCTTCCGCAGCGGCCCTGCTGGCGCTGGCCGTTGGCTACTTCTACAACGGCGGCCCGGACCTGCCCGAGCAGATTTTGCAGTACATCAACCTGCCGGTCTTTCGGTCATCGTCTCACAATTTGAGCGGGGAGCAGGTGATCTCTGCTGCCTGGGAAGCTCTGATAACGTTACCGACCCGGCGGTGGAGCAAAGTGGCCGTAGG TGTGAATGCCTGCGTCGACGTGGTCGTCACCGGAGTGGGTCTGCTGCAGGCTCTGGCTGTGGATCCCGGCGCCGGCCTGGACCACGAAGTTCTGCACTCCAAAGAGGACTTGAAGGAAGCATTCATCCATTACATGGGCCACGGGGCAGCCGCCGAGCGCTTCTTCAGCGACAAAGAGGTCTTTCAGAGGATCGCACGTGCCGCAGCAGAATACCCCGGTGCGAAG CTGTATGTGGGAGGGAACGCTGCCCTCATTAGTCAGAAGCTCGCCTCCTTCTCCGATCTGATG GTTTTGTTATGTGGGCCAGTTGGTCCTAAACTTCACGAGATGCTGGACGAGCAGATAGTCGTTCCCCCAGATTCTCTGCAGGAGACGGACGAATATCACCTCATCCTGGAATATAAAGCAG GTGAAAAGTGGGGCTCAACTCTGGCACCTCAAGCCAACCGCTTCATCTTCTCCCACGACGTGTCCAACGGCGAGATGAGCTCACTGGAGACGTTCGTGGCGAGTCTGGAGGAGTTTCAGCCCGACCTGGTGGTCCTGTCGGGGCTCCACATGATGGAGGGTCAGGGCAGAACGCTGTGGGAGGAGCGGCTGAAAGAG GCAGTGTCAGCCATATCTGAAATCCGCAAAGACATCCCCATCCACCTGGAGCTGGCGAGCATGACCGACAGAGACTACATGAACAGCATCATGCAGGAG CAGGTTATGCCCATTGTCAGCTCCATCGGGCTGAATGAGCAggagctgctcttcctctctcaggcCGGTGAGGGACCTCACGCAGATGCGGCCTGGAAAGGCATCCCGGACGTGGGCCGCGTCAGCGACATCCTCCTCTGGATCCTGGAGCAGCACGGCCGCACGGACCCGTCGTCGGAGGCGGATCTCACGCGCATTCACTTCCACACGCTGGTCTACCACATCCTGGCAACAGTGGACGGATACTGGGGGAACCAGGCGGCGGCGGTGATGGCCGGAGCGCGAGTGGCCAGCTGTCAGGCCTGCGGTCTCCAGTCCGTTGACGTTAGCAAAGTGGAGCTCAAAGCCCCACTGGAGTTTCACAGCTCGCACTTTGAGCCGCGGGAGAAGTTGTCCCTGAACCCAGCAGAGCCTGTTGCAGTGTGGCGCCGCGGCAACGTCACCTTCCACCTCACACCCGTACTGGTCTGCAAACAGCCGCTTCGGACAGTCGGCCTTGGGGACGCCATCTCGGCGGAGGGACTCGTTTATTCCGAGTTAAAGACCCAGCAGCCCTTCTGA
- the adpgk gene encoding ADP-dependent glucokinase isoform X3 gives MWRKASAAALLALAVGYFYNGGPDLPEQILQYINLPVFRSSSHNLSGEQVISAAWEALITLPTRRWSKVAVGVNACVDVVVTGVGLLQALAVDPGAGLDHEVLHSKEDLKEAFIHYMGHGAAAERFFSDKEVFQRIARAAAEYPGAKLYVGGNAALISQKLASFSDLMVLLCGPVGPKLHEMLDEQIVVPPDSLQETDEYHLILEYKAGEKWGSTLAPQANRFIFSHDVSNGEMSSLETFVASLEEFQPDLVVLSGLHMMEGQGRTLWEERLKEAVSAISEIRKDIPIHLELASMTDRDYMNSIMQEQVMPIVSSIGLNEQELLFLSQAGEGPHADAAWKGIPDVGRVSDILLWILEQHGRTDPSSEADLTRIHFHTLVYHILATVDGYWGNQAAAVMAGARVASCQACGLQSVDVSKVELKAPLEFHSSHFEPREKLSLNPAEPVAVWRRGNVTFHLTPVLVCKQPLRTVGLGDAISAEGLVYSELKTQQPF, from the exons ATGTGGAGGAAGGCTTCCGCAGCGGCCCTGCTGGCGCTGGCCGTTGGCTACTTCTACAACGGCGGCCCGGACCTGCCCGAGCAGATTTTGCAGTACATCAACCTGCCGGTCTTTCGGTCATCGTCTCACAATTTGAGCGGGGAGCAGGTGATCTCTGCTGCCTGGGAAGCTCTGATAACGTTACCGACCCGGCGGTGGAGCAAAGTGGCCGTAGG TGTGAATGCCTGCGTCGACGTGGTCGTCACCGGAGTGGGTCTGCTGCAGGCTCTGGCTGTGGATCCCGGCGCCGGCCTGGACCACGAAGTTCTGCACTCCAAAGAGGACTTGAAGGAAGCATTCATCCATTACATGGGCCACGGGGCAGCCGCCGAGCGCTTCTTCAGCGACAAAGAGGTCTTTCAGAGGATCGCACGTGCCGCAGCAGAATACCCCGGTGCGAAG CTGTATGTGGGAGGGAACGCTGCCCTCATTAGTCAGAAGCTCGCCTCCTTCTCCGATCTGATG GTTTTGTTATGTGGGCCAGTTGGTCCTAAACTTCACGAGATGCTGGACGAGCAGATAGTCGTTCCCCCAGATTCTCTGCAGGAGACGGACGAATATCACCTCATCCTGGAATATAAAGCAG GTGAAAAGTGGGGCTCAACTCTGGCACCTCAAGCCAACCGCTTCATCTTCTCCCACGACGTGTCCAACGGCGAGATGAGCTCACTGGAGACGTTCGTGGCGAGTCTGGAGGAGTTTCAGCCCGACCTGGTGGTCCTGTCGGGGCTCCACATGATGGAGGGTCAGGGCAGAACGCTGTGGGAGGAGCGGCTGAAAGAG GCAGTGTCAGCCATATCTGAAATCCGCAAAGACATCCCCATCCACCTGGAGCTGGCGAGCATGACCGACAGAGACTACATGAACAGCATCATGCAGGAG CAGGTTATGCCCATTGTCAGCTCCATCGGGCTGAATGAGCAggagctgctcttcctctctcaggcCGGTGAGGGACCTCACGCAGATGCGGCCTGGAAAGGCATCCCGGACGTGGGCCGCGTCAGCGACATCCTCCTCTGGATCCTGGAGCAGCACGGCCGCACGGACCCGTCGTCGGAGGCGGATCTCACGCGCATTCACTTCCACACGCTGGTCTACCACATCCTGGCAACAGTGGACGGATACTGGGGGAACCAGGCGGCGGCGGTGATGGCCGGAGCGCGAGTGGCCAGCTGTCAGGCCTGCGGTCTCCAGTCCGTTGACGTTAGCAAAGTGGAGCTCAAAGCCCCACTGGAGTTTCACAGCTCGCACTTTGAGCCGCGGGAGAAGTTGTCCCTGAACCCAGCAGAGCCTGTTGCAGTGTGGCGCCGCGGCAACGTCACCTTCCACCTCACACCCGTACTGGTCTGCAAACAGCCGCTTCGGACAGTCGGCCTTGGGGACGCCATCTCGGCGGAGGGACTCGTTTATTCCGAGTTAAAGACCCAGCAGCCCTTCTGA
- the snx22 gene encoding sorting nexin-22, whose protein sequence is MIEVSIPTMEREVDESAKAKKLFRVEVLFNERKHYVLRRSSEFQTLHRKLRKIIPIPDLPSKRNPHLRTKPPEQRMQELEDYLQDIIYQNEDVPQVLLDFLHVRHFHTGNKISSMESLDDLDSRDYSYPLPNQRVLGFFHDPYRSDRTSGLPDIVVDGVLQGFYPRGVRVSFTAPALTEPDPTTSIEA, encoded by the exons ATGATTGAAGTGTCGATTCCAACGATGGAGAGGGAAGTGGACGAGTCGGCCAAGGCCAAAAAG CTCTTCAGAGTCGAAGTCTTGTTTAATGAGAGGAAACATTACGTGCTCAGAAGAAGCAGCGAATTCCAGACACTGCACAGAAAA CTCCGGAAGATCATTCCGATTCCCGACCTCCCGAGCAAGAGGAACCCCCACCTCAGGACCAAACCTCCGGAGCAGAGgatgcaggagctggaggattACCTGCAG GACATCATCTACCAAAATGAAGACGTGCCACAGGTGCTGCTGGACTTCCTCCATGTCAGACACTTTCACACGGGGAACAAGATCAGCAGCATGGA ATCACTCGATGATCTGGACAGTCGGGATTACAG TTATCCGTTACCAAATCAGCGagtgttggggttttttcacGATCCTTATCGCTCTGACCGCACATCAG GTCTTCCAGACATTGTTGTGGACGGGGTTCTTCAGGGATTTTACCCCCGGGGTGTCCGGGTCAGCTTCACTGCCCCCGCTCTCACTGAGCCTGACCCCACCACCTCTATAGAGGCCTGA